In a single window of the Labrus mixtus chromosome 20, fLabMix1.1, whole genome shotgun sequence genome:
- the LOC132954043 gene encoding LOW QUALITY PROTEIN: thiosulfate sulfurtransferase-like (The sequence of the model RefSeq protein was modified relative to this genomic sequence to represent the inferred CDS: deleted 1 base in 1 codon) has translation MGMQAQALVSASWLANMVKRNLVGPGLRILDTSWYLPMMNRDGKKEFAQSHIPGASFFDIDECSDKTSKFDHSLPPEQLFADYVGNLGIGNDSHVVVYDASDYGAFSCTRVWWMFRLFGHPKVSVLNGGFRNWVKGGHPVSGTYTKPDAVCFRATMNRSWVKSFEDVTENVASQQFQVVDVRPHERFLGKEPEPREGVDPGHIPGSKCMPFFAFLSDDGMMLSPHELKKFFEMSRVDLNKPMCGTCGSGVTACHMVLAAHLCGSPGASVYVGSWYEWFTKAPPEHVVSEGKNKIIGG, from the exons ATGGGCATGCAGGCTCAGGCTCTTGTGTCCGCTTCGTGGCTTGCAAACATGGTCAAACGAAATCTGGTCGGTCCGGGTCTTCGGATCCTGGACACGTCCTGGTACCTGCCGATGATGAACCGAGACGGGAAGAAGGAATTTGCGCAATCTCACATCCCGGGTGCGTCTTTTTTCGACATCGACGAGTGCTCGGACAAGACCTCTAAGTTCGACCACTCGCTGCCACCCGAGCAACTTTTCGCCGACTATGTTGGGAACTTGGGCATCGGGAACGACAGCCACGTGGTGGTGTACGACGCCAGCGACTATGGGGCATTTTCCTGCACCCGAGTCTGGTGGATGTTTAGGTTGTTTGGGCACCCCAAGGTGTCCGTGCTGAAC GGGGGGTTTAGAAACTGGGTCAAAGGGGGTCACCCGGTGTCAGGGACGTACACCAAGCCTGATGCAGTCTGCTTCAGAGCCACCATGAACCGCTCCTGGGTCAAGTCTTTTGAGGACGTTACGGAGAATGTTGCGTCCCAGCAGTTCCAGGTGGTGGACGTGAGGCCCCACGAGAGATTCCTCGGGAAAGAACCGGAACCAAGAGAGG GTGTGGATCCGGGTCACATCCCCGGCTCTAAATGCATGCCTTTCTTCGCCTTCCTCAGTGATGACGGCATGATGCTCTCCCCACACGAGCTGAAAAAGTTCTTTGAGATGTCACGAGTGGACCTTAATAAGCCGATGTGTGGAACATGTGGCTCCGGCGTGACCGCCTGTCACATGGTGCTGGCTGCTCATCTGTGCGGCTCTCCTGGGGCGTCGGTGTACGTCGGATCCTGGTATGAGTGGTTCACCAAAGCCCCCCCAGAGCATGTTGTCTCTGAGGGAAAAAACAAGATTATAGGAGGGTAG
- the mpst gene encoding 3-mercaptopyruvate sulfurtransferase, translating to MAAQTRALVSGHWLADAVRNNLVGPKLRILDTSWYLPKTKRDPKAEFAQKHIPGGSFFDIDECSDKTSAFDHMLPTSSHFSRFVGQLGIGNDTHVVVYDTSDFGSYSAPRVWWMFRLFGHSSVSVLDGGFKNWLADGYPVTSEHCEPEPREFKATVNQSWVKSYEDMLENVNTKQVQVVDARSAGRFRGTEPEPRDDTLPGHFPNTINMPFPTFMDASGKALGSDGLSGLFREAGVDLEKPLWATCGSGVTACHVALAAHMLGHPGVCVYDGSWSEWFKRASPELIISEGEGKKV from the exons ATGGCGGCTCAGACCCGGGCTCTGGTCTCCGGTCACTGGCTGGCAGATGCTGTCAGAAACAACCTCGTCGGTCCAAAACTCCGCATACTCGACACTTCTTGGTACCTTCCGAAAACGAAACGGGACCCAAAAGCTGAATTTGCGCAGAAGCACATCCCGGGCGGCTCGTTCTTTGACATAGACGAGTGCAGCGATAAGACCTCTGCCTTTGACCACATGCTGCCCACTTCCAGTCACTTCTCTCGGTTTGTTGGACAGCTGGGCATCGGCAACGACACGCATGTGGTAGTTTATGACACCAGCGACTTCGGCTCGTACAGCGCGCCCCGGGTGTGGTGGATGTTCCGCTTGTTCGGACACAGTTCGGTGTCGGTGCTGGACGGAGGCTTTAAGAACTGGCTGGCGGACGGATATCCCGTAACATCTGAGCACTGCGAGCCGGAGCCGAGAGAGTTCAAGGCGACAGTGAATCAGTCCTGGGTGAAAAGTTATGAAGACATGTTAGAAAATGTCAACACCAAGCAGGTCCAGGTGGTGGATGCCAGGTCTGCAGGGAGGTTCAGGGGGACAGAACCGGAGCCCAGAGATG acacGCTGCCCGGACATTTCCCCAATACGATCAACATGCCGTTTCCTACGTTCATGGACGCGTCCGGGAAAGCGCTTGGATCTGACGGCCTGTCCGGACTGTTCAGAGAGGCGGGGGTGGACCTGGAGAAACCTCTCTGGGCCACCTGCGGGTCCGGTGTCACGGCGTGCCATGTTGCTCTGGCCGCTCACATGCTTGGGCATCCCGGGGTGTGTGTTTACGACGGCTCCTGGTCGGAATGGTTCAAAAGGGCGTCTCCGGAGCTGATTATCTCGGAGGGAGAGGGGAAGAAGGTGTGA